From a region of the Penaeus vannamei isolate JL-2024 chromosome 2, ASM4276789v1, whole genome shotgun sequence genome:
- the LOC138865433 gene encoding nestin-like: MKIFIRLIDPYRVTEVIQGAMENYHKRTSVAGVASRFTSQEVVYKPKKDAQKVVYEPKKDAQKVVYEPKKNAQEVVYEPKKDAQKVVYEPKKDAQEVIYEPKKDVQEVVYEPKKDAQEVVCEPEKDTQEVIYEPEKDAQEVVYEPKKDAQEVVFEPKKDIQDVVYELKKDAQEVVNEPKRDAQEEEYEPEKDGQEVVYEPAKDTQELVYEPEKDAKEGVYKPKKNAQEVVYEPEKDAQEVVYELKKDAQEVVFEPEKDAQELEKDAQEVVYEPKKDAQEVVFEQEKDAQEVVYEPKKDAQEEVVFEPEKDAQEVVYEPEKDAQEVVYEPKKDALEVVYEPEKDAQEVVYEPDKNGQEVVYEPEKDAQKVVYEPEKDAQEVVYEPEKDAQEKEYKPEKDAQEMVFEAEKDAQEVPKDAQEMVYEPKKDTQEVVYEPVKDAHEVPEKDAQEVVYEPEKDAQEVVYEPKNDAQKVVYEPENDAQEVVYEPEKDAQELEKDAQEVVYEPEKDAQEVVYEPEKGAQEVVYEPEKNAQEVVYEPEKDAQEVVYEPKKDAQEVVYEPKKDSQEVVYELEKDAQEVVYEPEKDAQEPKKDTQEVVYESKKDARGGL, translated from the exons atgaaaattttcatacgcCTTATAGACCCCTatagggttacagaggtgatccagggtgctatggaaaacTATCAca AGAGGACAAGTGTTGCCGGTGTTGCCTCTAGGTTCACTTCTCAAGAGGTAGTCTACaagccaaagaaggacgcccaaaaggtggtctatgagccaaagaaggacgcccaaaaggtggtctatgagccaaagaagaacgcccaagaggtggtctacgAGCCAAAGAAGGATGCCCaaaaggtggtctatgagccaaagaaggacgcccaagaggtgatctatgagccaaagaaggacgtccaagag gtggtctatgagcccaagaaggacgcccaagaggtggtctgtgagcccgagaaggacacccaagagGTGATCTATGAGCCtgaaaaggacgcccaagaggtggtctatgagccaaagaaggacgcccaggaggtggtctttgAGCCAAAGAAGGACATCCAGGACGTGGTCTATGAGctaaagaaggacgcccaagag gtggtcaaTGAGCCAAAGagggacgcccaagaggaggaatatgagcccgagaaggacggccaagaggtggtctatgagcccgcgAAGGACACCCAAGagttggtctatgagcctgagaaggacgccaaaGAGGGAGTCTATAAGCCAAAGAagaacgcccaagaggtggtctatgagcccgagaaggacgcccaagag gtggtctatgagctaaagaaggacgcccaggaggtggtctttgagccagagaaggacgcccaagag ctcgagaaggacgcccaagaggtggtctatgagccaaagaaggacgcccaggaggtggtctttgAACaagagaaggacgcccaagaggtggtctatgagccaaagaaggacgcccaggag GAGGTGGTCTTTGAGccagagaaggacgcccaagaggtggtctatgagcccgagaaggacgcccaagaggtggtctatgaacccaagaaggacgccctagaggtggtctatgagcctgagaaggacgcccaagaggtggtctatgagcctgacaAGAAtggccaagaggtggtctatgagcccgagaaggacgcccaaaag gtggtctatgagcccgagaaggacgcccaagaggtggtctatgagcccgagaaggacgcccaagagaaGGAATataagcccgagaaggacgcccaggagatGGTCTttgaggccgagaaggacgcccaagaggtg ccaaaggacgcccaagagatggtctatgagccaaagaaggacacccaagaggtggtctatgagcctgtgAAGGACGCCCATGAGGTG ccagagaaggatgcccaagaggtggtctatgagcccgagaaggacgcccaggaggtggtctatgagccaaagaatGACGCCCAAAAGGtagtctatgagcctgagaatgacgcccaagaggtggtctatgaacccgagaaggacgcccaagag ctcgagaaggacgcccaagaggtggtctatgagcccgagaaggacgcccaggaggtggtctatgaacccGAGAAGggcgcccaagaggtggtctatgaacccGAGAAGaatgcccaagag gtggtctatgagcccgagaaggacgcccaagaggtggtctatgagccaaagaaggacgcccaagaggtggtctatgagccaaagaaggactCCCAAGAGGTGGTATATGAgctcgagaaggacgcccaagaggtggtctatgagcccgagaaggacgcccaagag CCAAAGAAGGacacccaagaggtggtctatgaatcCAAGAAGGACGCccgaggtggtctatga
- the LOC138865436 gene encoding microtubule-associated protein 6-like: protein MSSRRTPNRWSMSLRRTPEVVYELEKDAQEVVYEPKKDAHEVVYEPENNGQEVVYEPKKDAQEVVYEPEKDAQEVVYEPKKDAHEVVYEPKKDAHEVVYEPENNGQEVVYKPMKDAQEVVYEPKKDAQEEVVYEPEKDAQEVVYEPEKDAQKEEYEPKKDAQEMVFEPEKDAQEVVFEPEKDAQEEEYEPKKDAQEPKKDSQEVVYEPEKDAQEVVFEPEKDAQEMVYEPEKDAQEVVYEPEKDAQESL from the exons ATGAgctcgagaaggacgcccaacaggtggtctatgagcctgagaaggacgcccgagGTAGTCTATGAgctcgagaaggacgcccaagag gtggtctatgaacccaagaaggacgcccatgaggtggtctatgagcctgaaaATAAtggccaagaggtggtctatgagccaaagaaggacgcccaagag gtggtctatgaacccgagaaggacgcccaagaggtggtctatgaacccaagaaggacgcccatgaGGTGGTCTATGAACCCAAGAAGGATGCCcatgaggtggtctatgagcctgaaaATAAtggccaagaggtggtctataaaCCAatgaaggacgcccaagaggtggtctatgagccaaagaaggacgcccaagag gaggtggtctatgagcccgagaaggacgcccaagaggtggtctatgagcccgagaaagacGCCCAAAAGGAGGAatatgagccaaagaaggacgcccaggagatggtctttgagcccgagaaggacgctcaAGAGGTGGtctttgagcccgagaaggacgcccaagaggaggaatatgagccaaagaaggacgcccaggaa ccaaagaaggactcccaagaggtggtctatgaacccgagaaggacgcccaagaggtggtctttgAGCCAGAGAAGGATGCCCAAGAgatggtctatgagcctgagaaggacgcccaagaggtggtctatgagcctgagaaggacgcccaagagagtctatga
- the LOC138865435 gene encoding uncharacterized protein, whose translation MSQRKTPEVVYELEKDAQEVVYEPEKDAQEDAHEVVYEPEKDAQEVVYEPKKDAHEVVYEPKKDAQEVVYEPEKDAQEVDYEPKDAQEVDYEPKDAQEVDYEPKDAQEVDYEPKDAQEVDYEPKDAQEVDYEPKDAQEVVYEPEKDTQEVVYELKKDAQEVVYEPEKDAQKVVYGPEKDTQKVVYEPEKDAQEVVYEPEKDAQEEEYEPKKDVVYEPKKDAHKVVYQPKKDAQKVVYEPEKDAQEVVYEPEKETQEVVYEPKKDARGSL comes from the exons atgagccaaagaaaGACGCCCGAGGTAGTCTATGAgctcgagaaggacgcccaagaggtggtctatgagcccgagaaggatgcccaagag gacgcccatgaggtggtctatgagcccgagaaggatgcccaagaggtggtctatgaacccAAGAAAGACGCCCATGAGGTGGTCTATgaacccaagaaggacgcccaagaggtggtctatgagcccgagaaggatgcccaagag GTGGACTATGAGccgaaggacgcccaagaggtggacTATGAGccgaaggacgcccaagaggtggacTATGAGccgaaggacgcccaagaggtggacTATGAGccgaaggacgcccaagaggtggacTATGAGccgaaggacgcccaagaggtggacTATGAGccgaaggacgcccaagaggtggtctatgagcccgagaaggacacccaggag gtggtctatgagttaaagaaggacgcccaagaggtggtctatgaacccgagaaggacgcccaaaagGTGGTCTATGGGCCTGAGAAGGACACCCAAAAGGTGGTCTATGAACCCGAGAAggatgcccaagaggtggtctatgagcctgagaaggacgcccaagaggaggaatatgagccaaagaaggac GTGGTatatgagccaaagaaggacgcccatAAGGTGGTCTATcagccaaagaaggacgcccaaaaggtggtctatgaacccgagaaggacgcccaagag gtagtctatgagcctgagaaggagacccaagaggtggtctatgagccaaagaaggacgcccgAGGTAGTCTATGA